In Nitrosopumilus sp., the genomic stretch CTGGATGATATTCCACATCTGGGAATTTTTTTGTTATATCTACAAGATCTAATTTCTGTTCAATTGTTGCAGATGCTACAACGTTAACAATTGCTATTACTGGCTTGGTTTCTGTCATATCTTTTTGATTATTTCTTGACTATATCTCCGTATCTTGGTCTAATCTGAGACCCTTGTATCTATTTCTAATGGTCACTTCTGTCACATTTGAGGCTTCTGCAATGTCTCTTTGAGTCCTGTCCTCGCCATTTTTTACACATGAAAGGTACAATGCAGCTGCGGCCAATCCCATAGGGTCTTTCCCTGCAGATTCCTCATGATCTCTAGCAATCTGAAGAACTTTAGCTGCATAACGTTTAGTTTTCTCAGAAATATCCAGTTTGCTTGAAATTCTTGCAATGCACTGGATCGGGTTTACCACGGGCATTTTTAGCTCTAACTCTTGATGTAATATTCTATAACACCGTGAAATGTCTTTTTTCTTTATGTTTCCTGCATCTGCAACATCTTTCAGTGTTCTAGGTGTTTCAGTGTCTCTACAAGCTGCATAAAGTGCAGCTGCAATTAAAGCTGAAATTGAACGCCCTCTAACTAATCCTTTTTCTAATGCCTTTCTGTAAATGTATGATGCTTTTTCAATTACTGAATCTGAAAGTGATAATTTGTCTTTTAATGTTGATAACTGACTTAGTGCTTGTCTGAGATTCTTATCTGCTGATGCGTTTACCTTGCTTCTACTGTCCCAAGTTCTTAGTCTTTCAATGGTGCTCTTCATTGATGACGAAAGAGGTTTCCCAGACGCATCCTTGTTCATTGGACTAATAATTGTGGCAAGTCCTCTATCATGCATTGCAAGTGATGTTGGGGCACCTGTTCTTGTTGGATCTGTCCCACCCTCTTTTGAAAATGATCTCCATTCAGGTCCAGAATCCTGAAGTGTCTCTGAAATTACAAATCCGCATTTGCCACAAAATCTTTCTCCTGTAACATCATCTGTTAACATGGATTTCTTTCCACAACGTCTGCAGACACTATCTGCATTGATAATCTCTAAAACCAAAAATATGACCAATATTGTTTACTTTGTTTCCTATAATAACCGACTTATTTTGTAATTTTTCTTAAAAATATCTTTTTTTGATTTTAAAATAGTATTGAAATTGAACTGATTTTTTATGAGTAATGCGCCTGGGGTTTGGATGATATTGCTATATTCCAATTGTGATTATTTTCATTCCTAGTTTCATAATTCATAGAATTCGTGTTATGTATGTATTACAATAACCTACATTAACCCAAATTTTTTACTCAAAACTTATGGTATCATCTGTAAATTTTGTAGTGCTAGGCAAACAAGATATTGCAGCAGAATTTGGAAAAAAAGGAACCGTGACTGATCTGTCATTGTTTGATAGAAAAGAATCTGATATTATCAAAACTTGGGTAACTCCAAGTGGATTTCCAGAAAAAATTCAGCCTCTATTTCAGGCAATTAATTTGGCCGAATATGTAATCTTTCATGTGGATAAATTAGATAGATTCACTGGAGAGCAAATAATTGCATTAGATTCCTTAAAAAAAGAAAAAGGACTTTTATCCCATACGTTTGATATTGATGAATCAAAATTGAATGCAATGATCAAGGGAACTGTTGTTGAAAATTATGCTAAAATTGATCAAGAAAAAATCAAAGAAGAAATGGATAAACTGGAACCTGTTTCCAATGACGACCCACCTGAAATGGTGATTGATCATTGTTTTGATGTCAAGGGTGTTGGAACTGTAATTTTAGGCAAAATAACACATGGAAAAATAAAGCAATATGCTAACTTGAAATTATATCCTGCTGGAATAGACGTGTTGATAAAATCAATTCAAATGCACGATGACCCTGTAGAAGAATCTGTCTGTCCTGCTAGGGTAGGACTTGCAGTAAAGGGCGTAAAACCGGATGAAGTTGGACGAGGAGATGTAATCTCTCACGAAGGGGCAGTAGATGTAAAAACTGAAATTGAACTTGATTTCAAAAAAAATCCTTTTTACAAAAATGAGATTTCAGAAAATCAAGGATGTTTAGTAAATGTTGGACTACAAATCAAAGCTGCAAAATTCATGTCTCTTTCCCCTCTAAAATTAATATTTGAAAAACCAATTGCATGTAAAAAAGGCCAAATTGCAGTAATTCTAAAACCCGAATCCCCAACAATTAGAATTCTTGGAAGCGGAACTATCCAATAGACTGATTTAATTAAATCAAAAACAATTATTCGTTATGCGAGGATTGATGATGGGTAGGTTTCAACCTTTTCATTTTGGACATTTGGATTTAGCAAAACGAATTCTTGATGAGTATGATGAAGTAATTATTGCAATCACTAGTTCTCAGTTTAATTATTTGGAAAAAGATCCTTTTACTGCAGGTGAACGAATTGAGATGATCCATAATTCCCTGAAAGAAGCATCTTTGGATTTATCTCGATGTTTTGTTGTTTCTATAGAAAACCAATTCAATGTGGCAACTTGGTCATCCTATCTAAAATCTGCCTTGCCTCATTTTGATAAAGTGTTTAGTGGAAACAACTATGTTTCAATGATCCTTGCGGATTCTGATATTGAGGTTATGAATCCTATATTTTTAGATAGAAATTTGTACAATGCAACAAAAATTCGTTCAATGATTGTTTCTGATGAAAATTGGAAAGATTATGTCCCAAATGCTGTTTATGAATTACTTACAAAAATTAATGCTAAAAATAGGCTGACAGTAATTTCTAAATCTGACACAAATCCTACTAAACACTAATGGAACCTGTACGTGCTTGTCCTATTTGTCCTAAATGTGGTTCCAAGAGATTTGTCAGGCTGATTGGTGAAAAAGTCACCGTGAAATGTCGTTCCTGTAATAAAATAATTGAAATCTAAATTTTAGTTAATTAAATTGAGTTTGCAAATATTAGAATACGATAAGATTGATGTCCTGCAGAATCAAAATTTTTATTCATTATGCCTCTACAAAGAACGTTATCTGTTCCTATTCTAATTCTGAACATTCTGAATCAATTTTTTGAATATTAAGAATTTTGTATGAACTTAAACCTATTCTTAAGAATATGAAAACATCATAAAATCTGCATCTGTGCTTTTTAAAAAATAAAAAATTATTCTAGATTAGACTCACTCTCTTCTTTTTTCATGAATGTTGTCTATTGATGATGAGTCATAAG encodes the following:
- a CDS encoding TFIIB-type zinc ribbon-containing protein; translation: MVLEIINADSVCRRCGKKSMLTDDVTGERFCGKCGFVISETLQDSGPEWRSFSKEGGTDPTRTGAPTSLAMHDRGLATIISPMNKDASGKPLSSSMKSTIERLRTWDSRSKVNASADKNLRQALSQLSTLKDKLSLSDSVIEKASYIYRKALEKGLVRGRSISALIAAALYAACRDTETPRTLKDVADAGNIKKKDISRCYRILHQELELKMPVVNPIQCIARISSKLDISEKTKRYAAKVLQIARDHEESAGKDPMGLAAAALYLSCVKNGEDRTQRDIAEASNVTEVTIRNRYKGLRLDQDTEI
- a CDS encoding EF-Tu/IF-2/RF-3 family GTPase, giving the protein MVSSVNFVVLGKQDIAAEFGKKGTVTDLSLFDRKESDIIKTWVTPSGFPEKIQPLFQAINLAEYVIFHVDKLDRFTGEQIIALDSLKKEKGLLSHTFDIDESKLNAMIKGTVVENYAKIDQEKIKEEMDKLEPVSNDDPPEMVIDHCFDVKGVGTVILGKITHGKIKQYANLKLYPAGIDVLIKSIQMHDDPVEESVCPARVGLAVKGVKPDEVGRGDVISHEGAVDVKTEIELDFKKNPFYKNEISENQGCLVNVGLQIKAAKFMSLSPLKLIFEKPIACKKGQIAVILKPESPTIRILGSGTIQ
- a CDS encoding nicotinamide-nucleotide adenylyltransferase, which gives rise to MRGLMMGRFQPFHFGHLDLAKRILDEYDEVIIAITSSQFNYLEKDPFTAGERIEMIHNSLKEASLDLSRCFVVSIENQFNVATWSSYLKSALPHFDKVFSGNNYVSMILADSDIEVMNPIFLDRNLYNATKIRSMIVSDENWKDYVPNAVYELLTKINAKNRLTVISKSDTNPTKH